The [Bacillus] selenitireducens MLS10 genome includes a region encoding these proteins:
- a CDS encoding cupin domain-containing protein: MTESDLARQIRVSRTNAGLTLKELSEKTGLSVSFISQVERGTSSPAISSLKKIADGLNVPITSFFTPEQNTTYTSVASEQRSFRIDDSPAKYIRLSGNFATRTMESLIVTLDPGATDRMFQHIGEEVHYILDGRVDYVIDDETYYLRKGDSIHFPSDRPHTWRNPSKSESARILTVVTPKIF; this comes from the coding sequence ATGACCGAATCCGATTTAGCCAGACAGATCCGCGTTTCCAGGACGAACGCGGGTCTGACTTTAAAGGAACTGAGCGAGAAGACGGGTCTCTCGGTCAGTTTTATCTCCCAGGTGGAGCGGGGGACGTCATCGCCTGCGATCAGCTCGTTGAAGAAGATCGCCGATGGGCTGAACGTGCCGATTACAAGCTTCTTCACGCCTGAACAGAACACGACCTATACGTCAGTGGCGAGTGAACAGCGATCATTCCGTATCGATGATTCACCGGCAAAATACATACGCCTGAGCGGGAATTTTGCCACAAGGACGATGGAATCGCTGATCGTCACCCTTGACCCGGGTGCCACGGACCGGATGTTTCAGCACATCGGTGAAGAAGTGCACTACATCCTCGACGGCCGGGTGGATTATGTCATCGATGATGAGACGTATTATTTGCGGAAGGGAGATTCGATTCACTTTCCTTCAGACAGGCCGCATACATGGCGCAATCCGAGTAAATCCGAGTCCGCAAGGATCTTGACGGTGGTGACACCGAAGATCTTCTGA
- a CDS encoding ABC transporter ATP-binding protein, protein MSTNDRNSVKAQATTDPIPLLELRNVKKYFDVTEAWFTRKREYLRAVDGVNLKVYEGETLGVVGESGCGKSTTGNLIVRLLEPTEGEILFNGEDLAEMGGEELRQKRKDIQMIFQDPFSSLNPRMRVFELIAEPLRTHKTHSGNALRERVYELMDLVGLNREMAERFPHEFSGGQRQRIGIARALALNPKLIVCDEPVSALDVSIQSQILNLLQRLQKELNLTLVFIAHGLPAVKHISDRIAVMYLGKVVELTTREKLFAKPMHPYTEGLLSAVPIPDPEVRDRRERVVLKGDIPSPVNPPSGCSFHTRCPFADDKCKSETPQFEELEPDHFVACHYPLESGQGILLDGDANAGRD, encoded by the coding sequence ATGTCGACGAACGACCGGAACTCAGTGAAGGCGCAGGCTACTACGGATCCAATACCACTGCTTGAACTGCGGAACGTAAAGAAGTATTTTGATGTGACCGAAGCCTGGTTTACCCGTAAGCGCGAGTATCTCCGGGCCGTAGATGGGGTCAACCTCAAAGTGTATGAAGGCGAGACCCTCGGCGTCGTGGGTGAATCGGGTTGCGGCAAGAGTACGACCGGCAACCTCATCGTCCGCCTCCTCGAACCGACGGAAGGGGAGATCCTCTTTAACGGGGAAGACCTTGCGGAAATGGGCGGAGAGGAGCTGCGTCAGAAGCGTAAGGACATCCAGATGATCTTCCAGGATCCTTTTTCTTCATTAAATCCCCGGATGCGGGTCTTTGAACTGATCGCAGAACCGCTCCGCACGCATAAGACCCATTCGGGCAACGCGCTGAGAGAACGGGTGTATGAACTGATGGACCTCGTCGGGCTGAACCGCGAAATGGCGGAACGCTTTCCTCATGAGTTCAGCGGCGGACAGCGCCAGCGGATCGGGATTGCGAGAGCCCTTGCCTTAAACCCGAAGCTGATCGTCTGTGATGAGCCGGTATCGGCCTTGGACGTCTCCATTCAGTCGCAGATCCTCAACCTCCTGCAGCGTCTGCAGAAGGAACTGAATCTGACCCTTGTCTTTATTGCCCACGGACTGCCTGCCGTCAAACACATCAGTGACCGCATTGCCGTGATGTACCTCGGCAAGGTCGTCGAACTGACGACAAGGGAGAAACTGTTCGCCAAACCGATGCATCCCTATACCGAGGGACTCCTGTCAGCTGTACCGATTCCGGATCCGGAAGTCCGGGACCGCCGGGAGCGGGTCGTCCTGAAAGGGGATATTCCAAGCCCCGTGAACCCGCCGTCCGGATGCAGCTTTCATACCCGCTGCCCGTTTGCTGACGACAAGTGCAAATCCGAAACGCCGCAGTTCGAAGAACTCGAACCGGATCATTTCGTCGCCTGTCATTACCCGCTTGAAAGCGGTCAGGGCATCCTGCTCGACGGGGATGCCAATGCCGGGAGGGATTAA
- a CDS encoding ABC transporter ATP-binding protein — protein sequence MSKQEKLLEVDDLKTYFFTENGTIPSVDGVSFSVDRGELVAIVGESGSGKSVTSLSMMGLVEEPGKIVNGSIQFEGKDLAKYSNREMRKIRGNDIAMIFQEPLTSLNPVFTIGNQLKEAILEHQNVDKKKAKEMSISMLKQVGIPRAEQVYRSFPHSLSGGMRQRVMIAMALSCNPKLLIADEPTTALDVTIQAQILELMKDLVKKFDTAIILITHDLGVVAELVDRVIVMYAGQVVEQADVFSLFKNPRHPYTRGLLDSTPKVQDLNEELISIKGTVPTPSQMPSGCRFEPRCPHAMEHCKTHEPALEVLPDGRDVRCWLYDEEVMKDVDERPELSEGAGYYGSNTTA from the coding sequence GTGTCAAAACAGGAAAAACTGCTTGAAGTGGATGATCTGAAGACCTACTTCTTTACGGAAAACGGCACGATTCCTTCTGTTGACGGCGTTTCTTTCTCCGTTGACCGGGGCGAACTCGTCGCCATCGTCGGTGAGTCCGGCTCCGGAAAGAGTGTGACGTCTCTGTCGATGATGGGGCTCGTGGAGGAACCGGGTAAAATCGTCAACGGGAGTATTCAGTTCGAAGGAAAGGATCTTGCCAAGTACTCCAACAGGGAGATGCGTAAGATTCGCGGCAACGATATCGCGATGATCTTTCAGGAGCCACTGACGTCGCTGAACCCGGTGTTTACCATCGGCAATCAGCTGAAAGAAGCGATCCTTGAACATCAGAATGTGGATAAAAAGAAAGCGAAAGAGATGAGCATCAGCATGCTGAAGCAGGTGGGGATTCCCCGGGCGGAACAGGTCTACCGATCCTTTCCCCACTCACTCAGCGGCGGGATGCGGCAGCGTGTCATGATCGCCATGGCCCTCTCCTGCAATCCGAAGCTGCTCATTGCCGATGAGCCGACGACGGCCCTCGATGTAACCATCCAAGCACAGATTCTCGAACTGATGAAGGATCTCGTTAAGAAGTTTGATACAGCGATCATCCTCATTACCCACGACCTTGGCGTTGTCGCGGAGCTCGTGGATCGGGTCATTGTCATGTATGCCGGGCAGGTCGTTGAACAGGCTGACGTGTTCTCACTGTTTAAAAATCCGCGTCACCCGTATACGAGAGGGCTTCTTGACAGCACACCGAAGGTTCAGGATCTGAATGAAGAACTCATTTCCATCAAAGGGACGGTGCCGACGCCGTCACAGATGCCTTCAGGTTGCCGGTTTGAACCCCGGTGTCCGCATGCGATGGAACACTGCAAGACCCATGAACCGGCTTTGGAAGTCCTTCCGGACGGACGCGACGTCCGCTGCTGGCTCTACGATGAGGAGGTGATGAAGGATGTCGACGAACGACCGGAACTCAGTGAAGGCGCAGGCTACTACGGATCCAATACCACTGCTTGA
- a CDS encoding ABC transporter permease, whose amino-acid sequence MSQPVQTDPGSPNGPDQPPVAATSFKKNSTLKRWSKLLFRSATGTVGLFIVLTVIFVGVFAEQLAPFGVNEQNYANMLAPPSWQEGGSSEHLLGTDNLGRDILSRIIHGTTISLLVGVFSVVVAGALGMVAGLYAGYYGGWTDTILMRLVDAFLSIPNILFVLVILAVFDPGIMTLIFAIGATNWVIYARLIRGEVLSVKEREYVKAARSIGTKNFTIMRKHILPNVFSTFIVVSTLSVATTIILEASLSFLGMGVSPPDISWGYMLADGRDYLATNWWLATFPGLAITITVLGIIFLGDWLRDVLDPRSQGR is encoded by the coding sequence GACCGGATCAGCCACCAGTGGCTGCCACTTCATTTAAAAAGAATTCCACGCTCAAGCGCTGGTCGAAGCTTCTCTTTCGCAGTGCAACGGGAACAGTGGGTCTGTTCATCGTATTAACGGTGATTTTTGTCGGCGTCTTTGCCGAACAGCTCGCCCCGTTTGGCGTGAATGAACAAAACTATGCAAATATGCTTGCACCCCCTTCCTGGCAGGAAGGGGGATCGTCCGAGCACCTTCTCGGAACGGATAATCTCGGCCGGGATATTTTAAGCCGGATCATTCACGGAACGACGATCTCGCTTCTCGTCGGTGTTTTTTCCGTCGTCGTTGCCGGAGCACTCGGGATGGTTGCGGGGCTTTATGCCGGGTACTACGGAGGTTGGACGGACACGATTCTGATGCGTCTTGTCGATGCCTTCCTGTCGATTCCGAACATTCTTTTCGTCCTTGTTATTCTTGCCGTCTTTGACCCCGGGATTATGACATTGATCTTTGCCATCGGGGCCACGAACTGGGTCATTTACGCGAGACTGATCCGGGGCGAAGTGCTCTCTGTGAAAGAGCGGGAGTATGTCAAAGCGGCCCGGTCCATCGGAACGAAGAATTTCACGATCATGAGAAAGCACATCCTGCCGAACGTGTTCTCCACGTTCATCGTCGTCTCCACGCTCAGTGTTGCGACCACGATCATCCTGGAAGCTTCATTAAGCTTCCTCGGTATGGGTGTCAGTCCGCCTGATATTTCGTGGGGATACATGCTCGCAGACGGCCGTGATTATTTAGCGACCAACTGGTGGCTTGCGACCTTCCCGGGTCTCGCCATCACCATAACCGTTCTTGGGATCATCTTCCTCGGTGACTGGCTGAGAGATGTCCTCGATCCACGGTCACAGGGACGATAA